One part of the Huiozyma naganishii CBS 8797 chromosome 13, complete genome genome encodes these proteins:
- the KNAG0M01530 gene encoding uncharacterized protein, whose amino-acid sequence MVWQKYWEDYWYKPLEKGALGPSPKAELIKNRPLRFQGKSRMDAYNPMYYTYNFGSDHGIPRSKTVSRLLDVVHSLSDMDFGVEPVSVKPVSTEPVKGINTSIKGFTGKKKIDEDTPKQDTKERRFKRFRNAIHQIKSRCKSSGSRNRIETNKAKDNSLKNNRQTQLQPERIEQKENHKSSTNKASNTVIPRKNFIILGELTVNDKSRVPLGYSRLWKETEKMGKRSVKIQHRQCCGTN is encoded by the coding sequence ATGGTTTGGCAAAAGTATTGGGAAGACTATTGGTATAAGCCACTCGAAAAAGGAGCGTTGGGACCTAGTCCAAAAGCTGAGTTAATTAAAAACAGACCATTGCGCTTTCAAGGTAAAAGTAGGATGGATGCTTACAACCCGATGTATTACACGTATAATTTTGGTTCAGACCACGGTATTCCCAGATCCAAAACAGTGAGCAGACTGCTAGATGTAGTACATTCCTTGAGTGACATGGACTTTGGAGTCGAACCTGTTAGTGTCAAACCTGTTAGTACCGAACCTGTTAAAGGAATAAACACATCGATAAAAGGTTTCAcgggaaagaagaaaatagaCGAGGATACACCAAAGCAAGACACCAAAGAAAGAAGGTTCAAACGCTTTAGAAACGCAATTCACCAAATTAAAAGTCGTTGCAAAAGTTCCGGTTCCCGTAACAGGATAGAAACAAATAAAGCCAAGGATAACTCACTGAAAAATAATAGGCAGACTCAACTCCAACCGGAAAGGATTGAACAGAAGGAAAACCACAAGTCTTCAACAAACAAAGCTTCCAATACTGTAATCCCTCGTAAAAACTTCATCATTCTTGGTGAACTAACAGTAAACGACAAATCTAGAGTCCCATTAGGCTACTCTCGGTTGTGGAAAGAGACTGAAAAGATGGGAAAACGAAGCGTAAAGATTCAACATCGTCAGTGTTGCGGTACCAACTAG